In the Ilumatobacteraceae bacterium genome, one interval contains:
- a CDS encoding thioredoxin has product MSKPVLPDGLVVVVKRDCETCQTVVPVLQQLAGLTQLTVYSQDDPDFPGDPAAIHDEDLAVSWHHEIETVPTLIRVDGGAEVDRTFGWLRTAWEEFTGFDGLGQGLPPMRPGCGSKSVDPDLVDELAVRHGGSILRSRRIEVAEAEDDIEMMFTRGWSDGLPVVPPTEERVIKMLGGTTRPPDEVVANVPPDLIDATVEKVAIAAVMAGCLPEYLPWVITAVEAVCNDEFNMHGLLATTMPVGPVLVCSGPGTRKIGMNSGINALGQGNRANSTIGRALQLVVRNIGGGRPGEVDRAAHGNPGKIGFCFAEADHESPYGTLAAQRGLDGDVDAITVFAGEGPRGIVDQISRTPESLANTLAHQLQAMHHHKLVMAFDAILVMGPEHARVFADAGWDRDRIVFELHVRLTQPFDELVRGAGGIEEGIPAQAAAGFLAPDTSAGPTSLPKFRPDGLMLAYAGGGAGLFSSIIPGWVNGETGSKPVTRAVQY; this is encoded by the coding sequence ATGAGCAAGCCGGTGCTGCCCGATGGTCTCGTCGTCGTCGTCAAGCGCGACTGCGAGACCTGCCAGACCGTCGTGCCGGTGCTGCAACAGCTCGCCGGGCTGACCCAGCTCACCGTCTACTCGCAGGACGACCCCGACTTCCCCGGCGACCCGGCGGCGATCCACGACGAGGACCTGGCGGTCAGTTGGCACCACGAGATCGAGACCGTGCCGACGTTGATCCGGGTCGACGGCGGCGCCGAGGTCGACCGCACGTTCGGGTGGCTGCGAACCGCCTGGGAGGAGTTCACCGGGTTCGACGGACTCGGTCAGGGTCTCCCGCCGATGCGACCGGGGTGCGGGTCGAAGAGCGTCGACCCCGACCTCGTCGACGAGCTCGCCGTCCGGCACGGCGGCAGCATCCTGCGCTCGCGTCGGATCGAGGTCGCGGAGGCCGAGGACGACATCGAGATGATGTTCACCCGCGGATGGAGCGACGGGCTCCCCGTGGTGCCGCCGACCGAGGAGCGCGTGATCAAGATGCTCGGGGGCACGACACGTCCGCCCGACGAGGTCGTCGCGAACGTGCCGCCCGACCTGATCGACGCGACGGTCGAGAAGGTCGCGATCGCTGCCGTGATGGCCGGCTGCCTCCCCGAGTACCTGCCATGGGTCATCACCGCGGTCGAAGCCGTGTGCAACGACGAGTTCAACATGCACGGGCTGCTCGCGACCACGATGCCGGTCGGCCCGGTGCTGGTCTGCAGCGGGCCGGGCACCCGCAAGATCGGCATGAACTCGGGCATCAACGCCCTCGGTCAGGGCAACCGCGCGAACTCCACGATCGGGAGGGCACTCCAACTCGTCGTCCGCAACATCGGCGGTGGACGCCCCGGTGAGGTCGACCGTGCCGCCCACGGCAACCCGGGCAAGATCGGCTTCTGTTTCGCCGAGGCCGATCACGAGTCCCCGTACGGCACGCTCGCGGCCCAGCGCGGGCTCGACGGCGACGTCGACGCGATCACGGTGTTCGCCGGGGAAGGGCCGCGCGGCATCGTCGACCAGATCTCGCGCACACCCGAGAGCCTCGCCAACACCCTCGCCCACCAGTTGCAGGCGATGCACCATCACAAGCTCGTGATGGCGTTCGACGCGATCCTGGTCATGGGCCCCGAGCACGCCAGGGTGTTCGCCGATGCGGGCTGGGATCGCGACCGCATCGTCTTCGAACTGCACGTGCGGCTCACTCAACCCTTCGACGAACTGGTGCGCGGGGCCGGCGGCATCGAGGAGGGCATTCCGGCCCAGGCGGCCGCCGGTTTCCTCGCGCCCGACACGTCGGCCGGGCCGACCTCGCTCCCGAAGTTCCGACCCGACGGACTCATGCTCGCCTACGCCGGGGGCGGTGCCGGCCTGTTCTCGTCGATCATCCCCGGATGGGTCAACGGCGAGACCGGCTCGAAGCCCGTCACCCGAGCAGTGCAATACTGA
- a CDS encoding UGSC family (seleno)protein, whose protein sequence is MSTRTILDPTGEQSVAERARLARPASLDGLTVGLLDISKPRGNVFLDRIEQRLVGIGASVKRYKKPTFAKPAPVDLRHEIATECQVVIEALADUGSCTSCSVHDISDLELRGLPGVFVASDQFVTAAESQSKSLGYSAMARVFTPHPIQDRTDDEMIAYADAAFDQIVSQITAG, encoded by the coding sequence ATGAGCACCCGCACCATCCTCGACCCCACCGGCGAACAGTCCGTCGCCGAGCGGGCGCGACTCGCCCGGCCGGCATCGCTCGACGGGCTCACGGTCGGACTGCTCGACATCTCCAAACCGCGCGGCAACGTGTTCCTCGACCGGATCGAGCAGCGGTTGGTCGGGATCGGAGCCAGCGTCAAGCGCTACAAGAAGCCGACCTTCGCCAAGCCGGCGCCGGTCGATCTCCGCCACGAGATCGCCACCGAGTGCCAGGTCGTGATCGAGGCACTCGCCGATTGAGGCAGTTGCACGTCGTGCAGTGTGCACGACATCAGTGATCTCGAACTCCGCGGTCTGCCCGGGGTGTTCGTCGCCTCCGACCAGTTCGTCACCGCAGCCGAGTCCCAGTCCAAGTCGCTCGGCTACTCGGCGATGGCGCGGGTGTTCACACCCCACCCGATCCAAGACCGGACCGACGACGAGATGATCGCCTACGCCGACGCCGCGTTCGACCAGATCGTGAGTCAGATCACGGCCGGTTGA
- a CDS encoding GNAT family protein, with translation MNERVVLHGEQVALRTTTHDDRGALVAIRSTDEVYRRWRGDDLEAEFDADLTDGDVHRFTIVASNGRIIGLIQYTEETDPEYRHASIDIYIDPAVHRRGHATDAVRTLVDHLFDERGHHRLTIDPAADNRAAIGCYSKVGFRPVGILRSYELRSDGTWADGLLMDMLASDRSSR, from the coding sequence GTGAACGAGCGTGTCGTGCTGCACGGTGAGCAGGTAGCACTTCGAACGACGACGCACGACGACCGGGGTGCGCTCGTCGCGATCAGGTCGACCGACGAGGTGTATCGGCGGTGGCGGGGCGACGACCTCGAGGCCGAGTTCGATGCCGATCTCACGGACGGCGACGTCCACCGTTTCACGATCGTCGCGTCGAACGGCCGGATCATCGGCCTGATCCAGTACACCGAGGAGACCGACCCGGAGTACCGCCACGCGTCGATCGACATCTACATCGACCCGGCCGTCCATCGTCGAGGCCATGCGACCGACGCCGTCCGCACACTGGTCGACCACCTCTTCGATGAACGAGGACATCACCGGCTGACCATCGACCCTGCGGCCGACAATCGAGCGGCGATCGGCTGCTACTCGAAGGTCGGTTTCCGTCCGGTCGGCATCCTGCGCTCGTACGAGCTGCGAAGCGACGGAACGTGGGCTGACGGGCTCCTGATGGACATGCTGGCGAGCGACCGCAGCTCGCGGTGA
- a CDS encoding A/G-specific adenine glycosylase: MNDFTGTVLSWGAPRLRDLPWRRTRDPWEVLVSEVMLQQTQVTRVIPRWEAFLVRFPTPAVCAGAALGDVLREWQGLGYPRRARNLHATAQQVTELGGFPRDLPGLLALPGIGRYTARAVMAFAFELDAAVVDTNIARVYARVAGERLTPKRVQAMADDACPSGDAWAWNQCLMDLGAVLCRPTNPACDECPVRAMCAWAGGAGPDPAVGSSGVSGKQARFEGSDRQARGRLMKALSDGPVGQDRVATIMQRDASVAARLVDDLVADGLCVSGPTGLTLP; encoded by the coding sequence GTGAACGACTTCACCGGAACGGTGCTCTCTTGGGGCGCACCCCGCCTGCGCGATCTGCCGTGGCGCCGAACTCGCGACCCGTGGGAGGTGTTGGTCAGCGAGGTGATGCTGCAGCAGACCCAGGTCACCCGGGTCATCCCTCGCTGGGAGGCGTTCTTGGTGCGGTTCCCGACGCCGGCCGTGTGCGCCGGTGCGGCGCTCGGCGACGTCCTGCGCGAGTGGCAGGGGCTCGGCTATCCGCGCCGGGCCCGCAACCTGCACGCCACGGCGCAGCAGGTGACCGAGCTCGGTGGCTTCCCCCGCGACCTCCCCGGATTGTTGGCCTTGCCCGGCATCGGGCGGTACACGGCGCGGGCGGTCATGGCGTTCGCGTTCGAGCTGGACGCGGCCGTCGTCGACACCAACATCGCCCGCGTGTACGCCCGGGTGGCGGGGGAGCGGCTGACGCCGAAACGGGTCCAGGCGATGGCCGACGACGCCTGCCCCAGCGGCGACGCCTGGGCATGGAACCAGTGCCTGATGGATCTGGGTGCGGTGCTGTGCCGACCGACGAACCCGGCCTGCGACGAGTGCCCGGTCCGGGCGATGTGCGCGTGGGCGGGCGGCGCCGGCCCCGACCCCGCGGTGGGCTCGAGCGGCGTGAGCGGCAAACAGGCCCGGTTCGAGGGGAGCGATCGTCAGGCCAGGGGCCGACTGATGAAAGCACTGTCCGATGGGCCCGTCGGGCAGGACCGGGTCGCCACGATCATGCAGCGCGACGCGAGCGTTGCGGCCCGTCTCGTCGACGACCTCGTCGCCGACGGGCTGTGTGTCTCCGGACCCACCGGTCTGACCCTGCCGTGA
- a CDS encoding lysylphosphatidylglycerol synthase transmembrane domain-containing protein, with translation MTNSSASPGNDPSSERVLLTGELPLVDSGGKSTSPRRFRFTLKLLAFAAVIYYFVIPMIPKFTNAWSELGRVEPFLLVLGLGLEFVALYCYAPLMKAALGDAGEPLSHWRLFRIQMSTRALSSIVPGGSAASSALGYRLMTLSGVSGPDAGFALATVGLGSAVVLNMILWFSLIVSIPIRGVNAFYGSAALAGVIVMGLAAALVFGLMEGQGRSERIIRWIARKLRMDDDKAAVVLHRVAERLEQLISDKTLLGRVAFWAALNWLFDAAALWVFLRAFNITMDVDALIIAFGIANVVAAIPITPGGLGYVDAGYVAMLTGFGAGARRATLGVASYRFAQFFFPILLGGLLYLSLRVGPWSIERRDRLIRLRDLAEEETRRGESKIDFQLRFPTRDDTGELIRRPPTTPIQRQQERFERWRRNRKR, from the coding sequence ATGACCAACTCCTCCGCCTCTCCGGGTAACGACCCATCCAGCGAGCGTGTGCTGCTGACCGGTGAGCTGCCCCTGGTCGACTCGGGCGGCAAGTCGACCAGTCCGCGGCGCTTCCGGTTCACGCTGAAGCTGCTCGCGTTCGCCGCAGTCATCTACTACTTCGTGATCCCGATGATCCCGAAGTTCACGAACGCATGGTCGGAGCTGGGCCGGGTCGAACCGTTCCTGCTGGTGCTCGGACTCGGCCTCGAGTTCGTCGCGCTCTACTGCTACGCACCGCTCATGAAGGCTGCGCTCGGCGACGCCGGTGAGCCGCTCTCGCACTGGCGCCTGTTCCGGATCCAGATGAGCACCCGTGCGCTGTCGAGCATCGTGCCGGGCGGGAGTGCGGCGAGTTCGGCGCTCGGCTACCGCCTGATGACGCTGTCGGGCGTGTCGGGACCCGACGCCGGGTTCGCGCTCGCCACCGTCGGCCTCGGATCGGCCGTCGTGCTCAACATGATCCTGTGGTTCTCGCTGATCGTGTCGATCCCGATCCGCGGGGTCAACGCGTTCTACGGCTCGGCGGCGCTCGCCGGGGTGATCGTGATGGGGCTCGCTGCTGCACTCGTCTTCGGCTTGATGGAGGGGCAGGGTCGATCCGAACGGATCATCCGCTGGATCGCCCGAAAGCTGCGGATGGACGACGACAAGGCGGCCGTGGTGCTGCACCGTGTCGCCGAGCGGCTCGAACAGCTGATCAGCGACAAGACGCTGCTCGGCCGGGTGGCGTTCTGGGCGGCGCTCAACTGGCTGTTCGACGCCGCAGCGCTGTGGGTGTTCCTCCGAGCGTTCAACATCACGATGGACGTCGACGCGCTGATCATCGCGTTCGGCATCGCCAACGTGGTGGCCGCGATCCCGATCACCCCGGGCGGACTCGGGTACGTCGACGCCGGCTACGTCGCGATGCTGACCGGCTTCGGTGCCGGGGCTCGACGGGCGACGCTCGGCGTCGCGTCGTACCGGTTCGCCCAGTTCTTCTTCCCGATCCTGCTCGGCGGTCTGCTCTACCTGTCGCTGCGCGTGGGCCCGTGGTCGATCGAGCGGCGCGACCGTCTGATCCGGCTGCGCGACCTCGCCGAGGAGGAGACGAGGCGCGGCGAGTCGAAGATCGACTTCCAGCTGCGGTTCCCGACCCGCGACGACACCGGTGAACTCATCCGGCGGCCGCCGACCACGCCGATCCAGCGTCAGCAGGAGCGGTTCGAGCGGTGGCGCCGCAACCGCAAGCGGTGA
- a CDS encoding serine hydrolase, whose protein sequence is MTLQRRIDEIFARPEEQGISLAAVVMHRGEVAAERYGTQPPNDFGPAVDLDAESTLISWSMAKSITHAAVGVLVADGRIDLEAPAPIAEWQGTDKAKIRIIDLLEMRPGLEFVEDYVDGETSHCIAMLFGEGAADHAGYAAALPLVHEPGTVWNYSSGTTNIITRIIGDIVGGGRDGMERFLSERLFEPVGMSSAIPKFDDAGTFVGSSFVYATARDFARFGELYRHDGVTRTGRRILPEGWADHGRTFVAHDPTDDLTKGFDYGRQWWMWPQYAGSIAAHGYEGQFIVVVPDRELTVVHLGKTDVGVRRHLVEQLDALIAAVPITA, encoded by the coding sequence ATGACGCTGCAGCGCCGCATCGACGAGATCTTCGCCCGTCCGGAGGAGCAGGGGATCAGCCTCGCGGCGGTGGTGATGCACCGCGGCGAGGTGGCCGCGGAGCGGTACGGCACGCAACCGCCGAACGACTTCGGGCCGGCCGTCGACCTCGACGCCGAATCGACCCTCATCTCGTGGAGCATGGCGAAGTCGATCACGCACGCCGCGGTCGGCGTGCTCGTCGCCGACGGTCGCATCGACCTCGAGGCCCCGGCTCCGATCGCGGAATGGCAGGGCACCGACAAGGCGAAGATCAGGATCATCGATCTGCTCGAGATGCGTCCGGGGCTCGAGTTCGTGGAGGACTACGTCGACGGCGAGACCTCGCACTGCATCGCCATGCTGTTCGGCGAGGGTGCGGCCGACCACGCCGGCTACGCCGCGGCGCTGCCGCTCGTCCACGAGCCGGGCACCGTCTGGAACTACTCGTCGGGCACGACCAACATCATCACGAGGATCATCGGCGACATCGTCGGTGGCGGTCGGGATGGGATGGAGCGGTTCCTGAGCGAGCGGCTGTTCGAGCCGGTCGGCATGTCGTCGGCGATCCCGAAGTTCGACGACGCCGGCACCTTCGTGGGTTCGTCGTTCGTCTACGCGACCGCTCGCGACTTCGCCCGGTTCGGTGAGCTCTACCGCCACGACGGGGTCACGCGCACCGGTCGACGGATCCTCCCCGAGGGGTGGGCCGACCACGGGCGCACCTTCGTCGCACACGACCCGACCGACGACCTCACCAAGGGGTTCGACTACGGCCGCCAGTGGTGGATGTGGCCGCAGTACGCCGGGTCGATCGCCGCCCACGGGTACGAGGGCCAGTTCATCGTGGTCGTCCCCGACCGAGAACTCACCGTGGTACACCTCGGCAAGACCGACGTGGGCGTCCGACGTCATCTCGTCGAACAACTCGACGCCCTCATCGCCGCCGTTCCGATCACCGCATAG
- a CDS encoding DMT family transporter yields the protein MPVVVYGLLAALLIGSSDFLGARSAGRTTALQTTTAAFLGGAVAVAAFSPALGTLVARDLWLGAISGVAAAVALTALWQGYARSSIGVAAPVAAVFSTGLPVIYEALRGDAPGGLGWAGLVVGIVALVLTSWNRRRSDTGDEVRAGVVLGSVAGVAFAVMFVVAISTSEESGTWPVAAQRVTAFVLAVGFGLSTGRRPFADLASVRWSLLAGVFGACGVASTVYGGQRGPVAPVIVAGSMYPAVAVGLAWLFMRQRLTRRQGVGLVAALVGVALIAAD from the coding sequence GTGCCTGTCGTCGTCTACGGCCTGCTGGCGGCCCTGCTGATCGGATCGTCCGACTTCCTGGGTGCACGGTCGGCGGGTCGGACGACGGCGTTGCAGACCACGACAGCGGCGTTCCTCGGCGGTGCGGTCGCGGTGGCCGCCTTCTCGCCGGCGCTGGGAACCCTCGTGGCGCGTGACCTCTGGCTGGGTGCGATCTCCGGCGTCGCCGCCGCCGTGGCGCTGACGGCACTCTGGCAGGGGTACGCCCGGTCGAGCATCGGCGTCGCCGCGCCCGTCGCCGCCGTGTTCTCGACCGGGCTGCCGGTCATCTACGAGGCGCTGCGCGGCGACGCCCCTGGCGGTCTCGGATGGGCCGGCCTCGTCGTGGGCATCGTCGCCCTGGTCCTCACCTCGTGGAACCGGCGTCGCAGCGACACCGGCGACGAGGTTCGGGCGGGGGTCGTGCTCGGCTCGGTGGCGGGCGTGGCGTTCGCCGTCATGTTCGTGGTCGCGATCTCCACGTCGGAGGAATCGGGCACCTGGCCGGTCGCCGCGCAACGCGTGACGGCGTTCGTGCTCGCCGTCGGCTTCGGGCTGTCGACCGGTCGTCGACCGTTCGCCGATCTCGCATCGGTCCGCTGGAGCCTGCTGGCCGGTGTGTTCGGCGCCTGTGGTGTCGCGTCGACCGTGTACGGCGGACAACGGGGACCGGTTGCGCCGGTGATCGTCGCCGGCTCGATGTACCCGGCCGTTGCGGTCGGCCTGGCCTGGCTGTTCATGCGGCAGCGGCTCACGCGACGCCAGGGCGTCGGACTCGTGGCAGCACTGGTCGGTGTCGCGCTCATCGCCGCCGACTGA
- a CDS encoding sigma-70 family RNA polymerase sigma factor yields the protein MTDVTELFEREYERLVRSLGVAFGAEAAADAVQEAFIQADHDWSRVAALDHPAAWVRRVSINRLLNGKRNRARRREILATIRPVADAGLTEDLLDLRRAIAELPDKMRAAVCLHYLADLSVDAVAAALEIAPGTVKSNLHDARRRLREQLGEVSDA from the coding sequence ATGACCGACGTCACCGAACTCTTCGAGCGCGAATACGAGCGGCTCGTTCGCTCGCTCGGCGTCGCGTTCGGGGCCGAGGCCGCCGCCGACGCAGTGCAGGAAGCGTTCATCCAGGCCGACCACGACTGGTCACGGGTGGCGGCACTGGACCATCCGGCGGCATGGGTCCGCCGGGTCTCGATCAACCGGCTCCTGAACGGGAAGCGGAACCGCGCGCGCCGACGCGAGATCCTCGCCACGATCCGGCCCGTCGCCGACGCCGGGTTGACGGAGGACCTGCTCGACCTGCGGCGGGCGATCGCCGAACTCCCCGACAAGATGCGGGCTGCCGTCTGCCTCCACTACCTCGCCGACCTCTCGGTCGACGCCGTCGCGGCCGCGCTCGAGATCGCACCCGGCACGGTCAAGTCGAATCTCCACGACGCCCGCCGGCGTCTCCGCGAACAACTCGGGGAGGTCTCCGATGCCTGA